In Maniola jurtina chromosome 2, ilManJurt1.1, whole genome shotgun sequence, the following proteins share a genomic window:
- the LOC123870749 gene encoding protein lethal(2)essential for life-like, producing MYKYAVLFALLTLAGCEERPHKTTQYVDPFSMIDKHFTHSLAYHYLWPWSQLIRAAAALDIEESLEDPQIISDAEKYQVNLSVRRFKPDELKIKVKNRYIIVEGKHKEKDSDKKFMANHFVQRFVLPLGTKQEEVKAVLNEKGVLSITAPKHELPPPPPEREVPIEVILPEEKVEKLEDEIKDTAAPSIQTSSVTPLEQIDLEATTHVGKIRKKELKTTTKTTKDNEVTKGIDGNGLDYALIESDE from the coding sequence ATGTACAAATACGCGGTGCTATTCGCCCTCCTGACCCTCGCCGGCTGCGAAGAGAGACCACACAAGACCACGCAGTATGTGGACCCCTTCTCGATGATCGACAAGCATTTCACCCACTCACTAGCATACCACTACTTATGGCCATGGAGTCAACTCATCCGAGCGGCAGCAGCTTTGGACATCGAAGAATCACTAGAAGACCCCCAAATAATATCAGATGCAGAGAAATACCAGGTTAACCTAAGCGTGAGAAGATTCAAACCGGACGaactcaaaatcaaagtcaagaACCGATACATCATCGTCGAGGGAAAACATAAAGAAAAGGACAGCGACAAGAAATTCATGGCCAACCATTTCGTGCAACGCTTCGTGCTACCTCTCGGTACTAAACAGGAGGAAGTCAAAGCTGTGTTGAATGAAAAAGGTGTACTGTCTATCACAGCGCCGAAACATGAATTACCACCACCACCTCCTGAAAGAGAAGTACCGATTGAAGTGATCTTGCCCGAAGAAAAGGTGGAGAAACTCGAAGACGAAATAAAAGATACAGCGGCGCCTTCGATACAAACGTCGTCAGTAACACCTTTGGAACAAATCGATTTGGAAGCGACGACACACGTCGGCAAAATAAGGAAGAAGGAACTGAAAACGACGACAAAAACGACGAAAGATAACGAAGTCACGAAGGGCATCGACGGCAACGGGCTGGATTACGCGTTAATCGAAAGCGACGAGTGA